One segment of Allorhodopirellula heiligendammensis DNA contains the following:
- a CDS encoding RHS repeat domain-containing protein, producing the protein MPNQSGAPVRYFNGELQLAVTDLQAFGAGGPWAQRRQYSNQLQGQNEVGLGYNWLVEAWPYLLKGPDGTIAFVRSTRNAMWFDRVESGGDVSFVARYGGKSTLTHDCDSRRYVLTQPSGEIWFFKDFGDEPCGSTSSSSASGAQPLPGQLTSMIDVSGQQTDVVAYSASGRIQTIQRETVVGSDTTTTQFEYEFNGMGLTTSVTYRRQVNTDGWVNIRRVTYEYYDGSNSFGSSGDLMRVRIQVPSGATWVNVKQSYYRYYKTGDAKGFQHGLRYVVEPDGYEDLLADSLDPTTVSNGVLLQYAKYCFEYDAQHRVTKEIVDRGSLTYTFAYEQSLNADGYNNWSRKTTETRPGGSVNTVYTNFIGQGLLSELTSGADQWLRANAYDDAGRLLQVALPSAVISFDEGEADLGITLRSTEGLIKLRSYYSTTGSGAVEGYLESTSLKQGSGGTPVLQSELEYTQRTGGGATIYPVAKQTRYRDDAGAEPLETTYAYQWYTDTVQVKQRTVTLPVVTTAQNGPNTATTQKQFYDERGNLTWSMDARGFITRMFYDQVLGAMLQQIDDADTSLLSGVPAGWSTPSGGGKHLISDYEIDSRGRTTQQLGPVHTVDIGGTATAVRRAHWTVYKDAEHATWTASGYATGTAPAYTYTLINPVNIQQRDARGNILDQIQVPRGSTSGRLQPTDTFSQASFTSWTTWQYTDCCLVSSTRVYHTIPASGEGTSGTNYDQTTYGYDSQKRQNLQISPGGTISQRVHDVRDNVIAIFVGTNDTGSTESDPTGGGASGNNMVQVSGYVFDNGNDGGDNNLTSQIAYVDGVNTRTTAFTYDWRNRRVDTNGELDLFLRVTYDNLNRVIQSDRYDTSASGNLVSRNLTKYDNLGRVYQSIGYAVDPNTGTVGNPITGNTWFDAVGNPVKSMPGGSSRFTKQVFDSTGWMIHSYVGYGNDTTYADALNVTGDVILSQSDMAYDDAGNSIQSTTRQRYHNAPAAQTGELGSPSATPNARVQYSASYPDAVGRMIASAEYGTNGGTALTRSATIPASSDTILVSRQVYDNAGRLRDNIDPAGKISRTIYDAASRQIETIDNVVDPPASSSTGTACTASDDQNQTVQFTYTPDGDLKTLTAVNASTGNQVTQYIYGTTLSDSAIASSSLLRREIYPDSTGTSDSVSYTYNRQSQRTSLTDQNGSTRQYDFDALGRQTQDRVTTLGAGVDGTIRRVEQTYDVRGNVSAVTCYNNPSVGSGSIVNQITRQFDGFGQVTNTFQSHSGAVNPASTPSVGRSYTDGSGNVLRPTATLYPNGREVTLDYGSSGSITDKMNQVSSLIDDDATVLAAYEYLGLGTFVQQDSTQADLRYTLISPTLSTDPDTGDIYSGLDRFGRVKDVRWRDVSAGTDLSRIEYGYDRASNRTWRENPSDPNREHDWLYQYDGLNRLQSAQRGQLSGTHTAITSLDAAQCWTLDPTGNWKEFRQDKNGDGTWDFNQTRTANEVNEITDISNTPSDIWATPVYDRNGNTTTNPRPDLGTDATMTATFDAWNRMTKLVDDATSNVLLENQFDGRNFRVAAKECTSGTLARTREYYFTDDWQCVEEHVDTSNTPRRQYVWGMRYIDDLVLRDRDISPSGGLLTERLYYLADANWNTTAVVSDSGSVQERYEYDPYGNLSIFAANFTPRAVSNYAVHYTYTSREWTPNAGLYYFRNRWYDAQLGRFSSRDPIGYEGSPWNLSEFLDSSPLLYIDPLGAKVHFAAGEACNKSKDQCAIVWSDQFGFRILGPEKCITRGNTGPDPVDWIYVDGEWYKIPALLFDTRVYLDDQLVCTKWKSTPYKTSRGTRYKKTCVSWGIRPYYDGRKARISLPPGPYKRFPWSDPWKPGGPNNETPTLELCEEYCQCSFASSVVEQRRDCTSMSDCLLRCQQ; encoded by the coding sequence GTGCCGAACCAGAGTGGTGCCCCTGTCCGCTACTTCAACGGCGAGTTGCAGCTGGCTGTCACGGACCTGCAGGCGTTTGGAGCCGGTGGCCCCTGGGCGCAGCGACGCCAGTACAGCAATCAACTCCAAGGTCAGAACGAAGTGGGTCTGGGCTATAACTGGCTCGTTGAAGCCTGGCCTTACTTGCTCAAAGGGCCGGACGGGACGATCGCGTTTGTTCGCAGTACCCGCAATGCGATGTGGTTCGACCGCGTCGAATCCGGTGGTGACGTCTCGTTCGTAGCACGCTACGGCGGTAAATCCACACTGACGCACGACTGCGATTCGCGTCGATACGTCCTCACGCAGCCCTCCGGTGAGATTTGGTTCTTCAAAGACTTTGGTGACGAACCCTGCGGCTCAACATCATCCTCGAGCGCTTCGGGTGCCCAGCCGCTGCCAGGTCAGTTGACCAGCATGATCGACGTATCAGGACAGCAGACCGATGTGGTTGCCTACTCTGCCTCGGGGCGGATCCAGACCATTCAGCGTGAAACGGTTGTGGGCAGCGACACTACCACGACTCAATTTGAATATGAATTCAACGGCATGGGACTCACCACCTCGGTGACCTACCGCCGCCAGGTCAACACGGACGGCTGGGTCAACATCCGCCGCGTGACGTACGAATACTACGATGGCTCGAACAGCTTCGGCTCTTCGGGTGACCTGATGCGTGTGCGTATTCAGGTGCCTTCGGGGGCCACCTGGGTCAATGTCAAGCAGAGCTACTATCGCTACTACAAAACGGGTGACGCCAAAGGCTTTCAGCATGGTTTGCGATATGTCGTCGAGCCAGATGGTTACGAAGACCTGCTGGCTGATTCGCTCGATCCAACCACGGTCAGCAACGGAGTGCTCCTGCAATACGCCAAGTACTGCTTTGAGTATGACGCTCAGCACCGAGTGACGAAAGAGATTGTTGATCGGGGATCACTCACATACACCTTTGCTTATGAGCAGAGCCTGAATGCCGATGGCTACAACAACTGGAGCCGCAAGACCACCGAGACGCGTCCGGGAGGTTCCGTCAATACGGTTTACACCAACTTCATCGGACAGGGCCTGCTCAGTGAGCTCACCTCTGGGGCCGATCAGTGGCTACGTGCTAACGCGTACGATGACGCGGGGCGACTTCTGCAAGTGGCATTGCCCTCGGCCGTGATCAGTTTTGATGAGGGTGAGGCAGACCTCGGGATCACGCTGCGATCCACAGAGGGTCTGATCAAGCTGCGTAGTTACTACTCGACCACGGGAAGCGGTGCAGTTGAAGGTTACCTGGAGTCGACATCACTGAAGCAGGGCAGCGGCGGCACCCCAGTACTCCAAAGCGAATTGGAATACACCCAACGAACCGGTGGCGGGGCGACGATCTATCCGGTCGCCAAGCAGACTCGGTACCGTGACGATGCCGGGGCCGAACCACTTGAAACGACCTACGCCTACCAGTGGTACACCGACACGGTCCAAGTCAAGCAGCGAACGGTCACGCTGCCAGTAGTGACAACAGCCCAGAACGGTCCCAATACCGCGACCACTCAAAAGCAGTTTTATGATGAACGGGGTAACCTGACGTGGTCGATGGACGCCCGCGGGTTCATCACGCGAATGTTCTACGACCAAGTTCTCGGAGCGATGCTGCAGCAAATTGACGATGCCGACACCTCGTTGCTCTCCGGCGTGCCAGCGGGCTGGAGCACACCGAGCGGCGGTGGAAAACACTTGATTTCTGATTACGAGATCGATTCACGGGGGCGCACCACCCAGCAACTGGGTCCTGTCCACACGGTCGACATCGGCGGTACAGCCACTGCGGTGCGACGTGCCCACTGGACAGTTTACAAAGATGCCGAGCACGCGACTTGGACCGCCAGTGGCTACGCCACCGGAACGGCACCTGCTTACACTTACACGCTGATCAACCCGGTCAACATCCAGCAACGGGATGCACGCGGGAATATTCTGGATCAGATCCAAGTGCCGCGTGGATCGACCTCGGGCCGTCTGCAGCCCACCGATACGTTCTCGCAAGCGTCGTTCACGAGCTGGACGACTTGGCAGTACACCGATTGCTGCTTGGTTTCGTCGACACGCGTCTACCACACCATCCCGGCCTCTGGCGAAGGAACCAGTGGGACCAACTACGACCAGACAACCTACGGCTACGACAGCCAGAAGCGGCAGAACCTGCAGATTTCGCCCGGCGGCACCATTAGCCAACGCGTTCATGACGTTCGCGACAACGTCATCGCGATCTTTGTGGGCACCAATGACACTGGGTCTACCGAGTCCGACCCAACCGGCGGCGGTGCCTCGGGCAACAACATGGTGCAGGTCAGTGGCTATGTCTTCGACAACGGCAATGACGGGGGCGATAACAACCTCACCAGCCAGATCGCTTACGTCGATGGCGTCAACACCCGCACCACCGCGTTCACCTATGACTGGCGCAATCGCCGCGTGGACACCAACGGGGAGCTCGATCTCTTCCTGCGAGTTACCTATGACAACCTGAACCGGGTGATCCAGTCCGACCGCTATGATACTTCAGCAAGTGGTAATCTGGTCTCCCGAAATTTGACCAAGTACGACAACCTGGGACGGGTTTACCAGTCCATCGGCTATGCAGTCGATCCCAACACGGGCACGGTCGGCAACCCGATCACCGGCAATACCTGGTTCGATGCGGTCGGCAACCCGGTCAAATCGATGCCGGGAGGTTCGAGCCGCTTTACCAAACAGGTCTTCGACAGCACGGGCTGGATGATTCATTCGTACGTCGGCTATGGCAACGACACGACCTATGCCGACGCCTTGAACGTCACCGGCGACGTGATTCTCTCGCAATCGGACATGGCTTACGATGATGCGGGAAACTCGATCCAATCCACCACACGGCAGCGATACCACAATGCCCCGGCCGCCCAGACCGGTGAGTTGGGCTCGCCCTCGGCGACGCCCAATGCACGCGTTCAGTACTCAGCGAGCTACCCGGACGCCGTGGGCCGCATGATCGCCTCGGCCGAGTATGGAACGAACGGTGGCACCGCCCTGACCCGTTCGGCCACGATTCCCGCCAGCAGCGATACGATCCTGGTCTCCCGGCAAGTCTACGATAACGCGGGTCGACTGCGCGACAATATCGACCCTGCCGGCAAGATTTCGCGGACAATTTACGATGCGGCCAGTCGTCAAATCGAGACGATCGATAACGTGGTCGATCCTCCGGCCAGTTCGAGCACCGGCACTGCTTGCACTGCATCAGACGATCAGAACCAAACCGTGCAGTTCACCTACACACCCGATGGTGATCTCAAAACACTCACCGCCGTAAACGCCTCCACCGGCAATCAGGTGACGCAGTACATCTACGGCACCACGCTTTCAGACAGCGCGATCGCCTCGAGCAGCCTGCTGCGTCGAGAGATCTATCCGGATTCAACCGGCACGTCCGATAGCGTCAGCTACACGTATAACCGCCAGTCCCAGCGGACCAGCCTCACGGATCAAAACGGTTCGACCCGCCAGTACGACTTCGACGCCCTCGGTCGTCAGACGCAAGACCGGGTGACGACCTTGGGTGCAGGCGTCGACGGAACCATTCGCCGCGTAGAGCAAACCTACGATGTTCGCGGGAATGTCTCGGCGGTGACTTGCTATAATAACCCGTCGGTCGGCAGCGGCTCGATCGTAAATCAAATCACCCGACAGTTCGATGGGTTCGGACAAGTGACCAACACGTTCCAATCGCACAGCGGCGCGGTCAACCCCGCCTCGACACCCAGCGTGGGACGGTCGTATACCGACGGCAGCGGCAACGTGCTGCGTCCCACCGCCACGCTCTATCCCAACGGGCGAGAAGTCACGCTCGACTACGGCAGCAGTGGATCGATCACCGATAAAATGAACCAGGTGTCCAGCCTGATCGATGATGATGCGACCGTCTTGGCCGCCTACGAATACCTGGGTTTAGGCACCTTCGTCCAACAGGACAGCACACAGGCCGATCTCCGTTACACGCTGATCTCGCCAACCCTGTCGACCGACCCCGACACTGGCGACATCTACAGCGGTCTAGATCGCTTCGGTCGGGTAAAAGACGTTCGCTGGCGAGATGTCTCGGCAGGCACCGATCTATCCCGGATCGAGTACGGCTACGATCGGGCCAGCAACCGCACTTGGCGAGAGAACCCGTCGGATCCCAACCGGGAACACGACTGGCTGTATCAGTATGACGGGCTCAATCGCCTGCAGTCTGCCCAACGTGGCCAGCTCAGTGGCACGCACACCGCGATCACTTCGCTCGACGCCGCCCAGTGCTGGACACTCGATCCGACGGGTAACTGGAAAGAATTCCGGCAGGACAAGAACGGCGACGGTACCTGGGATTTCAATCAAACTCGTACTGCGAACGAAGTCAACGAGATCACCGACATCAGCAACACGCCGAGCGACATCTGGGCGACACCCGTTTACGACAGGAACGGGAACACGACAACGAACCCGCGTCCGGACCTGGGCACCGATGCGACAATGACGGCGACGTTTGACGCCTGGAACCGAATGACGAAGCTGGTTGATGACGCGACTTCGAACGTGCTCCTAGAAAACCAGTTCGACGGCCGCAACTTCCGCGTCGCTGCCAAGGAATGCACCTCGGGAACACTCGCGAGGACGCGTGAGTACTACTTCACCGACGACTGGCAGTGTGTCGAAGAACACGTCGACACGTCGAACACGCCTCGCCGACAGTATGTGTGGGGCATGCGTTACATCGACGATCTCGTACTCCGCGACCGTGACATCTCGCCGTCGGGTGGACTCTTGACTGAGCGACTGTATTACCTGGCCGACGCGAACTGGAATACGACGGCGGTGGTGAGTGATTCGGGGAGCGTTCAAGAACGCTATGAGTACGACCCCTACGGCAACCTAAGTATCTTCGCGGCCAACTTCACACCGCGAGCGGTCAGTAATTACGCCGTCCACTACACGTATACCAGTCGCGAGTGGACACCGAATGCCGGACTGTATTACTTCCGTAACCGCTGGTACGATGCTCAACTGGGCAGGTTTAGCTCCAGAGATCCTATCGGGTATGAGGGAAGTCCTTGGAACTTATCTGAATTCCTGGATTCATCACCGTTGTTATACATAGACCCTTTAGGTGCCAAAGTTCATTTTGCTGCGGGCGAAGCGTGCAATAAATCAAAAGATCAATGCGCAATTGTCTGGAGCGACCAATTTGGCTTTAGGATCCTTGGCCCGGAAAAGTGTATAACTCGTGGCAATACTGGCCCCGATCCGGTCGACTGGATTTACGTTGATGGAGAATGGTATAAGATTCCGGCACTTCTTTTCGACACGCGGGTCTATTTGGATGACCAGCTAGTGTGCACCAAATGGAAGTCGACCCCTTATAAAACAAGCCGAGGTACCCGCTACAAAAAGACTTGCGTTTCTTGGGGAATTCGACCTTACTACGATGGAAGGAAAGCACGAATAAGCTTGCCCCCTGGCCCCTACAAGAGATTCCCTTGGTCAGATCCCTGGAAACCGGGTGGCCCAAATAACGAAACTCCGACACTTGAATTGTGCGAGGAATACTGTCAGTGCTCGTTCGCAAGTTCAGTTGTGGAGCAACGTCGAGACTGCACAAGCATGTCGGACTGTCTTCTGCGATGTCAGCAGTAG
- a CDS encoding AAA family ATPase, which translates to MIRSYFGLSEDPFTLRDIRLLSHQQEIHDTLRVHSQQGGLCLVVGRPGTGKSVIKESLRVLPDKDYLVATVARTLHTYTNTVKILCEAFKIEFESSAFKCERKLIQQAFALNRSGKMLVTVIDDAHLMEMENLRRLRLLLEDFPKNHNLILVGQVELMASLDLAVNQDIKSRVTYSVITKRLNDDAMREFIEGQLDRIGLAHNTFTTGATELIVRTADGVLRRCRNLCLASMLEAVRSASGTTIDIDVVNRVLLQPHWQKEVDLTDF; encoded by the coding sequence ATGATTCGTTCCTACTTCGGTCTCAGCGAAGACCCATTCACTCTGCGTGACATCCGGCTTCTGAGCCATCAACAAGAGATCCATGACACGCTTCGCGTTCACAGCCAACAAGGCGGCTTGTGTTTGGTCGTCGGACGCCCCGGCACCGGCAAGAGTGTTATCAAAGAATCTCTGCGGGTTCTGCCCGACAAAGATTACTTGGTCGCCACCGTCGCCCGCACCCTGCATACCTACACCAACACGGTAAAAATCCTCTGCGAAGCATTCAAAATCGAGTTCGAAAGTTCAGCGTTCAAGTGCGAACGCAAACTGATCCAGCAAGCCTTCGCTCTGAATCGCAGCGGCAAGATGTTGGTCACAGTGATCGACGACGCCCATCTTATGGAAATGGAAAATCTTCGTCGATTGCGACTGTTGTTGGAGGATTTTCCGAAGAACCACAACTTGATTCTGGTCGGTCAAGTCGAACTGATGGCCAGCTTGGATCTGGCGGTCAATCAAGACATCAAAAGCCGCGTGACGTACTCCGTCATCACCAAGCGTCTGAACGACGATGCGATGCGAGAGTTCATCGAAGGCCAGTTGGATCGGATCGGCTTAGCCCACAACACGTTCACCACCGGAGCGACCGAACTGATTGTCCGCACCGCAGATGGCGTGCTGCGCCGTTGCCGCAATCTGTGTTTGGCTTCGATGCTCGAAGCGGTCCGTAGCGCCTCTGGAACCACGATCGACATCGACGTGGTCAACCGAGTGTTACTTCAACCGCACTGGCAAAAAGAAGTCGACCTAACGGACTTCTAA
- a CDS encoding DDE-type integrase/transposase/recombinase, with product MKRPSIYLKMKVLGAIDIAEGKTSDARIKNVAEMTFTDEEGKPYQFTWRTIQTWHYRYKNHGITAMQNQSRSDKGRTRKVTPEEVLEAINAALPHFHGKTPGKTAIYRFCIEKGLLNANQIARNTFSRMVGKYEFLKEDSGESRQRRAFSMQYANQLWQADTMFGPHIVGRQAKLIAFIDDASRVLCHGEFFFEENVDSMVKAIRCAFYKRGLPEQLYVDNGSIYCCQEITLIAARVGCILRHTAVRDAAAKGKIERFFRRVRDQFLIRNLDLSSIESLNKQFSAWVEGDYNSTVHSTLGMKPIDRFGVDLSRIRFLTPSEDTDELFYAEAERQVKKDNTFSFRGQRYETPIDLRGRKIDLRYERHRDGAVIVYQGGRRIGKARPLDAVANGLLRRTES from the coding sequence ATGAAACGTCCATCGATCTATCTCAAAATGAAAGTCCTCGGAGCGATCGACATCGCCGAAGGGAAAACGAGTGACGCACGCATCAAGAATGTCGCCGAAATGACATTCACCGACGAAGAAGGAAAGCCATACCAGTTCACCTGGCGAACCATCCAAACGTGGCACTACCGCTACAAGAATCACGGTATCACCGCGATGCAAAACCAATCACGGTCCGACAAGGGACGCACGCGGAAAGTCACCCCCGAAGAAGTTCTCGAAGCGATCAATGCGGCGCTGCCTCATTTTCATGGGAAAACACCGGGCAAAACCGCTATCTATCGTTTCTGTATCGAGAAAGGCTTGCTCAACGCAAACCAAATCGCACGAAACACGTTCAGCCGGATGGTGGGCAAGTACGAGTTCCTCAAAGAGGACTCCGGCGAGAGCCGTCAGCGTCGGGCCTTCAGCATGCAGTACGCTAACCAGCTTTGGCAGGCCGACACGATGTTCGGGCCGCACATCGTCGGCCGACAAGCCAAGCTGATTGCGTTCATTGATGACGCCAGCCGTGTGCTGTGCCACGGCGAGTTCTTCTTTGAAGAGAACGTCGACTCGATGGTCAAGGCAATCCGCTGTGCGTTTTACAAACGCGGTCTTCCCGAACAGCTCTACGTTGATAACGGCTCGATCTACTGTTGCCAGGAAATCACGCTGATAGCGGCGCGTGTAGGCTGCATCCTGCGTCACACGGCGGTGCGAGACGCGGCGGCGAAAGGGAAAATTGAACGCTTCTTCCGCCGAGTCCGTGACCAGTTCTTGATCCGCAACCTGGATCTCTCTTCGATCGAAAGCCTTAACAAACAGTTCAGTGCCTGGGTCGAAGGCGACTACAACTCGACCGTTCACTCAACCCTGGGCATGAAACCGATCGACCGCTTCGGCGTCGATCTTTCACGAATTCGTTTTCTCACACCCAGTGAAGACACTGACGAGTTGTTCTATGCCGAAGCGGAACGTCAGGTCAAAAAAGACAACACGTTCAGCTTCCGAGGCCAACGCTACGAAACGCCCATCGACCTCCGCGGTCGCAAGATTGACTTGCGTTACGAACGTCATCGCGACGGTGCCGTGATCGTCTACCAAGGCGGTCGCCGGATCGGCAAAGCGCGCCCATTGGATGCCGTCGCCAACGGCCTGTTGAGGCGAACGGAATCGTAG